TTTTCGCGGCTACATGCATCGCGTTGTCCCGGATGCTCCCTCTACGCGCTGCAGCCGACGGCATCTTTATCTAGGGCTAGGCTTGGCAGATTAGGCAGAGCCGTCTTGAGGACATAATCTCTCCCGTCTCCGTATCTTGTCCTCATTTGTTGTAGCCGGGTTAGGTGGCGGCTGTATGGCGGGTCTGAGGAGTGCGAGGGTAACCGTCCTGGTGGAGAACTCCACGGTGTTCATCGACGGGCGTATCGCGGAGTACGGGCTCTCTATGCTGGTTGAGGCGACGCTAGACAACGGCGACAGTGTGCTGGTGCTCCTCGACACGGGGCAGACGGGGCGGCCGCTCCTCCACAACCTCGAGGCGGAGGGGGTGAAGCCTAGCGAGATAGACTACCTGGTCCTGAGCCACCGGCATAGCGACCATACGGGCGGGCTGAAGGCGTTCCTGGAGGCTCGAAGGGGCAAGCCCATACCCGTCATAGCGCATCCCGGCCTGTTCGAGCCGAGCGTGGCCGTGGTGGACGGGGTGCTCTACGAGATAGGCATGCCCATTACGCGTAACGAGGCCGAGTCCCTGGGAGCCAGGTTCGTCTTAACGAGGGAGCCTCTCCAGATAGTCCCAGGGGTCTGGTTTAGCGGCGAAGTGCCGAGCCGCTGGGGGCCGAGGCACACGAAGCTGGTATACCGCATAGAGGATGGTAGGCTTGTCGAGGACGAGATGCGTGACGATGCGTTCCTAGCGTTGTCGGTAGGCCGTGAGACGTACGTTATAACCGGCTGTGGCCACGCTGGCGTGGAGAACATACTGGGCTACGCGTCCGAGATCACAGGGAACCCCGTGGCAGGCCTAATCGGGGGCCTCCACCTGTTCGGCGTATCAGGCGAGCGCGTGGAGGAGATAATAGAGGCTCTCCGGAAGCACCCGCTGAAGATACTTGCGGGGATGCACTGCACAGGGCCGTTCATACAGGAGAGGCTGCGGAGAGAGTTCCCCCAGGCGTACCGGCTCATGGCCACGGGGAGCAGGGCGAGGCTTCCGCCCTAGCTGCGGCGCCTCTTCACCCTCCGGAGTGGTGTGCCGCATACTGGGCAGACTCTTTCGCCGGGCCGGCGGGATGCGTAGCCGCAGGCGGGGCACTGGACGCGGTAGCTCTCTACCCGGGTTATGCCGCGTGTGCGTAGCGGCATGTACTCCAGGCCTAGCCTGGCTACGAGGTTCTGCAGCGCGTAGTCGTCGGTGACCACCACGACGCGGTGGCCCTGCCTCTGGAGATCGAGGGCGAGCGCTGCTACGCTGAGGTCCGTCCTGCTGAGGGACGTGTGGAGCCCGGCCCGGGCTGCCTCCCGGGCGGCGCGCTTCAGCGCCTCGGGGCTGGGGTCGCGCACCTCTAGCCTGCCGAGGCCTAGGGCTAGCTCTAGGCCCTCGCGGCTAGCCTGGTCGCGCACCTCCTCTACGACCAGGCTCGTGGTGTAGGCCCGGGCCGCGCCCGGGGTGTAGAGGAGCCACCGGGCTATGAACGCGGTCGTGTCTAGGACGTAGACGGGCTCCATGGCAGCCTCAGCAGCCCCCGCCCACGGTACCGTGCTATGCGGACCGGTGGCCCGCGGAGCACAGCCTCGACGACGGCCCCGCGGGCGAGGAGGTGCTCCCGCACGCCGTCTATGATTAGCTTCACCGGCCGGGTTGTGCGCTCCACCCTCACCCTGACCCTGGCGCCGCCGGGGACTACTATGCTGCCCATTCTCCGGTCGACCGGGTTGACCGGGGTCACCACTACCGCGTCGAGCCCGGGGTGTACCACGGAGCCCCCAGCGCTGTAGCTGTAGGCGGTGCTCCCCGTGGGCGTTGCTACTATCAGCCCGTCGCCCTCCAGGCCCTCGTAGAGCAGTGTGCCGTCCTCGAGCTCGACTCGTAGCCCGGCCACCTTGGAGCCGAGGGCTAGCACTGCTGCCTCGTTCAGTGCGTAAGCCTCTACCCCGCGCGCGTGGACGCTGAGCCTCTTGTGCTCCTCCACGGTGTAGCGGTCCTCGACGAAGTCCCGTAGCCTCTCCATGGCCTCGCCTGGGGGCTCGTCGAAGAGGAAGGCCCGGCGCCCCAGGCGTACAAGGTGGAGCACCGGGCTACGGGCGCCGAGGAGCTGTAGCAGGCGTAGCAGGGTACCGTCCCCGCCTATGACCACGACGCCCTCCACGTGGTCGAAACGCAGGTCTACGGCCGGCCCTCCGAGGAGCCCGGCTATAGAGGAGTCGTATGCTGGCTCGGCGCCGGCCTCGCGGAGGCGGCGGTAAGCCTCTCTAGCCAGCTCTAGCGCCTCCCTGCGGTCGGGCCTGGCGTATATGGCGACGAGCCGCGGCATGGATAGGTCACCGGTCCCCTGCCTATGTATTGTCACTGGTCGGCGCTGCGGCGAGGCAGCGCGTAGGCTGCTCCGCGACAGCCAGCTTGCAGCAGGGCAGAGGCGGCCGGTTAAACAGTACTGCACGCGCCAGGAGCTCCCAGTGTTCACAGCCGAGGCCGGGGCCAGCGAGCTGAAGCAGGTACGCGACCAGCTGCTAGCCGTCTGCGGCGGCCTCGTAGAGGTGGTCGAGGGCCTCTGCATGGCCCGGGAGCAGCGGCGCCCGCCCGTCTCCTACGTGATAGTGGGCCGCGTGGCTATAGTCTCGCTCGACGAGCGGCTGGCCGGCCGCGAGAGGGAGGTCGCCGAGGAGCTGCTCCGCACAGTCCCGGGGATAGCAGCGGTCTACGGCAAGGAGGCCACGGTGGGCGAGTACCGGGCCCAGAAGCTGGTACACCTCGCCGGCGAGCGGCTCCAGGAGACGATACACGTGGAGCACGGACTGCGTATACCGGTGCCGCTCGGCCGCGTCTACATAAACCCTAGGCTGGCCACGGAGCACCGCCGTGTAGCCGAGATGATAACTGGGGACGACGTGGTCCTCGACATGTTCAGCGGGGTGGGCGGCTTCAGCCTAGTAGCCTCTGCGCTGGGCCGCGGCCGGCTAATAGTGGCTAACGACGCCAACCCCTGGGCGGTCGCGAGCCTCCTACGCGCCATGGAGATGAACAAGTCGAAGCTGAAGACCCCGATAGTAGCGGTGTGCTCCGATGCGCGGCGGCTGCCAGAGCTACTCAGCCCAGTGTTCACGAGGATAATCATGAACCTGCCCCACAGCGCCGTCGAGTTCATCCCGGTGGCCAGGCGGCTCTGCAGCCCCCGGGGATGCGTGCTACACGTCTACACAGTGGCCTCGTCGCCCGAGGAGGCTCTAGCCAGGGTCCCCGGAGGCTCCTCCGTCACCCATGTCCTCGACTATGCACCCCACAGATTCATATACCGTGTCGACGTCGTCGTCCGGGGCGAAGACCAGGTAGAGGGCTAGGCACCGGGTATAGCTGCTCGCTAGCAGCCGGCGAAGCGTCTCCGGCGCATCGGCTGCAGCCTTGTCGGCGGCTACCAGTATGCTGTCGGCTCGGTGGCAGCTACGCCGGGCTATCAGCCGCCCCGGCTCCGAGGCCGGCGAGACCCCGGAGACCACCGTGCCAGCAACGCCCGGGGGAAAGAGCGAGAGCGCGGCCACGTAGAGCGCGGCGAGCCCCCTGCTGCGGGCGCAGTCCTCGGGGCTACCGCGGCAGGATACACACGCGATACAGTCGCCCCGCGGCGTCAGGGAGGACTCCTTCTCCAGCTCGAGGGTGGACCTGTGCGCCAGCTGC
The window above is part of the Pyrodictium abyssi genome. Proteins encoded here:
- a CDS encoding MBL fold metallo-hydrolase, translated to MAGLRSARVTVLVENSTVFIDGRIAEYGLSMLVEATLDNGDSVLVLLDTGQTGRPLLHNLEAEGVKPSEIDYLVLSHRHSDHTGGLKAFLEARRGKPIPVIAHPGLFEPSVAVVDGVLYEIGMPITRNEAESLGARFVLTREPLQIVPGVWFSGEVPSRWGPRHTKLVYRIEDGRLVEDEMRDDAFLALSVGRETYVITGCGHAGVENILGYASEITGNPVAGLIGGLHLFGVSGERVEEIIEALRKHPLKILAGMHCTGPFIQERLRREFPQAYRLMATGSRARLPP
- a CDS encoding DNA-binding protein, which translates into the protein MEPVYVLDTTAFIARWLLYTPGAARAYTTSLVVEEVRDQASREGLELALGLGRLEVRDPSPEALKRAAREAARAGLHTSLSRTDLSVAALALDLQRQGHRVVVVTDDYALQNLVARLGLEYMPLRTRGITRVESYRVQCPACGYASRRPGERVCPVCGTPLRRVKRRRS
- a CDS encoding NAD(+)/NADH kinase — its product is MPRLVAIYARPDRREALELAREAYRRLREAGAEPAYDSSIAGLLGGPAVDLRFDHVEGVVVIGGDGTLLRLLQLLGARSPVLHLVRLGRRAFLFDEPPGEAMERLRDFVEDRYTVEEHKRLSVHARGVEAYALNEAAVLALGSKVAGLRVELEDGTLLYEGLEGDGLIVATPTGSTAYSYSAGGSVVHPGLDAVVVTPVNPVDRRMGSIVVPGGARVRVRVERTTRPVKLIIDGVREHLLARGAVVEAVLRGPPVRIARYRGRGLLRLPWSPSTS
- a CDS encoding DUF371 domain-containing protein, with the protein product MAGRVCVRLLQCRGHPNVQLAHRSTLELEKESSLTPRGDCIACVSCRGSPEDCARSRGLAALYVAALSLFPPGVAGTVVSGVSPASEPGRLIARRSCHRADSILVAADKAAADAPETLRRLLASSYTRCLALYLVFAPDDDVDTVYESVGCIVEDMGDGGASGDPG